The genomic window atggactattatatatttctggaaagctcttgaagtcagctttccatagccattgagagcgctccatttggacttttatagctctagaaaagctcttccaaatgtAGGTAGGTCAGATCTGGATatcatctgcagtgctttctctgtctctgaatcagactcctgctccagctcctcaatttcagtcagaaaatacttaaaattgtacaaaaatacaaaaactcatagtagaatccaaaaatatgattttaatactaaaacctataaaaactcaataaaaactaaataaaacacactaaaaactatatgaaagtgatgccaaaaagcgtataaaatatccgcttatcacaacaccaaacttaaaccgttgcttgtcccgaagcaactaaaaacacaataggataaaaataaaataaagatacaataaatttctaagtttcaaatgaaacttagttacaatcagatgagcgggacttagtagctttttgcttctgaatagttttggcatctcactatccattgaaactcagagatgttggcatccttaggaacttagaatccagatgatattattgacactcttagttaagcttattttgattcttgaacacatctttcagagtcttggtcgtgactcTAAGTAccttgtttttcagtattaccaccggatacaataatgccacaaatactttaactaggtgaaccttttcagattgtgactcagctttgctagagttcccagatagaggtgtccagagttcttaagcacactcttttgctttggaccatgactttaattgctcagtctcaagcttttcacttgacaccttcacgccacaagcacatggttagggacaacttggtttagccgcttaggctaggcttttatttcctttgggccctcttatccactgatgctcaaagtgtTGGGTcctttttcccttgccttttggtttaaagggttactggcttttttaatctgccctccttttcctgcatttttggacAGTAATGGAttttctgctttttgtttttttctttttgccattttttctttctttttttgcatgcataataattttttcttttgaaacatgcttttttctttttctgtttactgctttttcttgcttcaagaatcaatttttagatttttcagattatcaataatatttttcctttttccttattcttttaagagccaacattctaaaatttcaacttcaaatatgcactgtttaatcatacattcagaaaacaaaagcaaatgataccacatcaacataattaaaccattcttattttaaacttgaaattcatgcatctctcaatacttttcaaataaaaactttattttaagcatggtgagagatatatggaacattttacaacttttaagacatcaatgcaaatgatcatgcaactagaacaataAAACagacaaaacataacaaaaaaatagaaaaataataaaggaaaggaGATAAAAGAGAACGAATACACCTGAATAatggtggctagtgctcctccttgaggatccaatctagtgcttgatctcttcaatgtcactcctttgtctttgttgaggcggctgcacaggctcatgtgcatgctttctagtttgctccatcctcttcttccatacttaagagtggtagaagtcaaaaagcaaagcctttgcaataccaaacttaagagttttgctcgccctcgagcaaagtagggtagaagaaggtggggtaggtggagtttCTGTGGGACCTACAGGTCCTGAGATGTTAGGAATTCCAGATTCCCTGCTCTCTTGCACTAGCATTTGAATGCCCAGggactgctccctggctggcgttcaacttcaacaCTCCAtctagagtgttctgttttcacttcTGTAAaattctgtctctgttctaaCTGCATATGAACATGaccctaaaagaaaaataaaacaaaataaaaggaaataaataattaattaaggttgggttgccttctaacaagcgctcttttatcatCATTAGCTTGACGATTAGCTCCTTAAGGAGGTGAGTAAGGGATCAGATTTTCATCCCTtatagtgaactttcttcctgtcctctcatgagtgagctccacatgctctagagacaggacacgactcactgtatgtggtaaggctggcttcttagtgaagacaactctcatgccaggtgagaagccttcagttgggactttcttgtccctccagcctttaggtactttctttttaatacctttgtgcttagagcttgttgagggatgcccaacaccaaacttatgattgatgtctgggggctctgtaaaGTTCTACATAGAAaaagagggttggaacactaggtgttgcacagttcTCTTTTTTATCAGAGAAAAAATTGGGATTGgacatcttgaataagatataGTCCTCTCCTAATTGGAAAATCATTTCTTCCTTAGCTACATTAATTATGGCTTTGCATTAGCTAAGAAAGGTCTcccaaggatgacacagtcatcctcatcctctccaatatccaagacaatgaagtttgcagggatgtagtggcttTTACCTTTAACTAAGACATCCTCCgttaagccatatggcttcttcatagtcttgtctaccatctctaatgagatgtttgcAGATTTTACCTCAATGAtgcctagtttctccattacagagtgtagcatgaggttaatgcttgaccctaggtcacacagagctttttcaaaggtcatggtgcctatggtgcaaggaatcagaaagcgtccaggatctggaagcttctgacgtagctcttgctgaaccaaagcatggagttctttggtaagcagtggaggttcttcctctagaggttttgtaccaaataacttggcattcagcttcacaAGAGCTCCtaagtaccgagcaacttgctcttccctagtgtcttcatcctcatcagaggatgagtagtcatcagaactcatgtactgcagaagtgcatgcaaaggaacctcaatgATCTTTATGGATTtctttggttctgggctagagggttcttgagtgggatttaggcactcaaagggtgtgctttgactggcgttcaatgccagctctatTAGCTtatggggcattgaacgcccttgctgtccaccctgacTGATGCCAGTCCCTTTagcattctgggcattgaacgcccaacagggatgtcctagctggcgttcaacgccagcttccctgggttagtgggcgttgaacgcccagtgaggggttcttcATTGGCGTTTAGTGCCAGAATGGCTGCATGGTTaggagttgaacgcccagtgaggggttcctcactagcgttcaacgccagaaagcctacctggttgggcgttgaatgcccagtgaggggttcctcactagcgttcaacgcccagccagtgctccctggctggcgttcaacgccagctctgctgccaggatgggtgttgaacacctagtgaggggttcctcactggcgttcagcaccaggcatggtgccattgtgggcgttgaatgcccagtaaaggcttcttcactggtgttcaacaccttcccattctcctctgattcggccatgtcttccatggttatggccttgcactcttctctaggattaacctcagtattatTGGAAAGAGTTTCAGGaggaatctcagggatcctcttgcttagttgaccaacttgcacctccaagtttctaatggaggaccttgtttcattaatgaaactatgagtggtcttagagaggctgaaAACCAGAGTCACTAAGTCAGAGGGGCTCTGCTTAAAGGTCtgcatattcccttgagaagatgggaatggtggtctgttattgaacctattctggttcctaccaccttgattattgttgaaaccttactgaggtttctgttgatccttccatgagaggttaggatggttcctctatgaaggattgtaggtattttcatagggttctcccatgtaattcacctcctccatggtgggttgatcaggatcataagcttcttcttcaagagaagcttcctgagCACTACCAGctgcagtttgcatcccagtCAGATGctgggaaatcatattgacttgctgagtcaatatcttattctgagccaagatggctttcagagtttcaacttcatgaactcctttcttctgagagattccatggttaacagggtttctttcagaagtgtacatgaactggttgttggcaaccatctcaatgaatTCTCTtacttctgcaggtgttttcttcaagtggagggatccacctgcagagctatcaaatgaaatcttggatatctcagacaggccatcatagaacacgcctatgatagaccattctgagagcatgtcaggaggacatctcctgatcaattgcttgtatctttttcaagcttcatagagggattcaccttctctttgtttgaaggtttgaacttccactctaattttattcatcctttgaggaggaaagaatttagctagaaaagcattaactgaaataaaaaatagaatatttaCAAATGAACATTGATGCACTACAAGATTTATACTTATTTATGGGATTTTTTTTGTGGAAGTTTTAAAAAACCTCCACAACTTATTTTATTTATGGCAAAATATAAAACCCCCATTAATTAATACTAATTGTCTAGTTTAAATTCTTAAGCCCAATTACCCAAACAAATAGCCAGACTCAGCCAGACTCTAACCTACTCTAATTAAACTGAAACAAATTTCACTCTAAACAAAAATTTGTCCAAAAAAAAgttaaaagagaaaaaagagggaTCTTAAACCCTATATCTATTTGCTGCCACCACCACATTCATCTCTTCGCCCATTGTCGCCGTCAAGTCGCCGTGGCGTCTAAGATCAGAGGGAGAGTCAGCTCACCGCTGTTGTCATTCATGTCCTCGTCGTTGCCGCATCAAGCTTCTAGGTCAATGTCCTCATCTTTGAGGAGCTTTGAGATCTTGTTTTTGTTAACAAGTGGTTTAGATGTGGGAATCCTTTCGATGCCGTGGGAAGCGTTGATGGTACACCATTACTGAATCAATCGGCGAAGAGTGTGGTTTGGAGTTAGATCGAAGAAATCAGAAGAAGAGAGTTGTTGCTTCGTTACGGAGAAGGTCTTGTTCTTGCCGGAGAAAAGCCATGTCTCGATGCTCTCTCTGTCGTAAGTGATGCCGGTGGAGACGGTTACGGGATCCTTCATGATTTCAAGCGAGATTGGGCAGAGAAAGAACGGAGGAACATCGATCTCATTATCCATACTCTAATGCTCTATGGTTACAggcttacattattattattattatttacctGGTTCAAGGATCTTGTTGCCACAGTGGGCAAACTATCATTCTTGTGCAATGATGGTACTATAACAAATTTGCTTATGATATCAATTAATTTAGCCTGAAATATACTTTGTTTTACAAGTCAATATCATTGCGTTTGTAATCTTAATGGTGTTTTATTGATGTATTAGGTTTCTTATATGCTTTATTTAGTTCATCCACCACTTGTTCTGTTCTAATAATCTTTGACTAACAGAGATCCTGACCTTGCCCAAAAGATTGGAGCTGCAACCGCTCTCGAAGTCAGAGCGACGAGGAATCCTTATGTCTTTTCTCCATGTATTTCAAGAGTCTAATGATAAATTTGTGTAGGAAAAATTCTTGTTAGGCGTAATATGTTCACATTTCTTCCTTTGATAACTTAACTAATTACTTCTGGAACACTATTTATAGGTTTGTAGAGATCCAAGATGGGGTCGGTGTTATGAGAGCTACAGTGAGGATCCTAAAATTGTGGTACATATTTGATATTTCCTAAAATTTTGTCCTTGCCTGGTGGTGAATTATGGTCAATAGTtacataattttcatgtttaacGCTTATGCATCACTAATGTTGTAATGTAATAATTAACTAATGAGTTTCAAGTTTAAGAAATTAATGTGGTGGATGGAAGTGGCTACAATTGTTGGTACTCTAGTAGCGTTTCTAATAGTGCCTATGCGATCTCTCAGCTCTGATAACTGGAAAATAACTGCTGCTCTCATGGGTAGTTATATTGGTGGATGTAAGTGCTCAAACAATTTGCCTCTAAATTTAAATGCATGGAGGTATTGAGTCTCTAATCAAGCTGGTATTGCTTATCATGGAGGTATTGAGTCTCTAATTGATCTTTTTGGCTCACAGAATGCGTCTATCTAGCACCATGCAGCTTTTGCTCTATATAGCCTTGTGGATAATGAGGTGAAATTGGGTTTATTATTCTTAACTTTGTCAAAATTTTATGTTACTATATTGTTCTTTATGAACTTATCAAATATAAATTGTGTGATAGGACATTATTGGCAGACCTTATTAAGGCTGGTGGTTTTCACAAACTTTAGGATGGAAGTTTCAAAGCTCAAGTATGTCCTTCTTTCCTTTACTCCGTAGTATCATATATTGACTTGTATTTAATTTACTGGTATTGTTCTTTGATGATAATAAAATTGTTTATGTTCATAAGTATAACTTCTATAGTTCTATCTCTATAATTTCATAAGTAGAACTATCTTCATTGACAACAATGGTACAATAAGCTTTTATCTgctcattttaataattttttcacCTAGTAGTGCTTTGAAGTATTTCCAATCAACTTGCAGCTATATCTTGCAGGATTAGAATTGCTGTTGGAGCTTCTTGGATCTAAAAGTACAAACCTTAAACTAATTGATCTACAGGAAAAAGATTCTATACTCATCGAGTTTGTTTAGTCAAGTCAGATGTATTTCGAGCAAAGTTTGATGGTGGTTACAAGGTAGGCCTTGAGATTTGCAATGCAGAAAAGGGAAGCCAAAGATATAGTGGTTCTAGATATCAAATGGTTTGTATGGTTCACTGAACAAGAGCAtagaaataattataattaactaTTAGTAATTGGCATTAATAAAAAAAGCTAGTGTGTATATATGTTAATCATTAGTTAATTACCTCTCTTGCCACTGCAGACCATTAGAACTATGTCTGTACATAGATATATGAGGTAGCACTTTAGTCATCATGAGGTATTTGCTTTGGTACTATTAAGCTTCTTAATCCTGTGCTATATAAACACCGTTGATGAATTTGCCTCATAAAAAATTTGTGAATGCTAAGAGAACAAAGAAAACTTATTAACCAGGTTGGTTCTTATTAACTACTTATTACTTGCCTTATAAATCCATTTGTAGGAAGCTTCATGAAAATTGAAAAGTAATTGCGTTTATGGTGAAACAGAAGAAAACAATGAGTTCAGAAGATTGCCTTGGTTGGGCTACAAGAGATGCATCTGGACATCTCTCACCATACAAATTCAATCGCAGGTAATTAATCAACTTTCTTTATAGCATATAAACATATATTAATCGCTAATATCACTTGGACAAGGAATAAACTTGGTGACTACAAGTACCCTGTTGTGCCAGGGTACGTATGTTGCCTTTAATAATTTTTCTCTAATTCTCAGAAACTTGCAAACTGAATTAAGATAATGTATGTATCTGTAATCTGCTTTTTTTTTGTTAGACATGAGATTGCAGGCATTGTGAGCAATGTTGGTTCCAATGTCAAACGCTTCAATGTGGGTGATCATGTTGGAGTGGGGACTTATGTCAACTCATGCCGCAACTGCGAGTATTGCGATGATGGACTAGAACATCAGTGCAGTAAGGGAGCAGTTTTTACCTTTAATGGGATTGATTTTGATGGTACAATCACAAAGGGAGGATACTCCAATTTCATAGTAGTCCATAAAAGGTAATTGGCTACTATAGTTTATATATTTTGAGTTAAAAAGGTTAGAGTAAACTGAATTTGATGTTACATTTTTTTGTTGTATATGTGTAGGTATTATTTCAAGATACCAAAAAGTTATCCATTGGCTTCAGCAGCACCTTTGTTGTGTTCCGGAATCACTGTTTATTCGCCAATGATTCGTTACAAGATGAATGAGCAGCCGGAAAAATCTCTAGGAGTGATTGGCCTTGGTGGATTTGGTCAGATGGCTGTTAAATTTGGAAAGGCTTTTGGTCTGAATGTAACAGTTTTCAGCACCAGCATATCAAAGAATGATGAGGCCCTCAATTTACTTGGTGCAGATAACTTTGTGATTTCATCTGATCGAAAACCAAATGAAAGTAAGCATAGCAAATTAAAAAAGCATCCTCTgtttcttatttatttcttttgtcAAAATTGAATGTTTACAAATATTGCTACATGCAGGGATTAACAAAGACATTAGACTTTATAATTGACACAATAACTAGTGATCATCCTTATGATCCTTACATGGCACTTCTGAAAACATTTGGTATCTTAGTCACAGTTGGGGTTGGTGAGATTTTTATGTAATTAGAATTTAGATGATATTGAAATATTGaagttgttttattttactttttaaagaaaaatagtaaTAGTTATGTAGAATAATACCATATACAATTATGTTTTATACAATTATGGTTGGAACTATTGACGTtgagaatttttttatatttagaatTGTCTTATATTGAGGAATTTTATTATAAAGatttagttttttaattttgatagtaaaaaataaatttttaattaagaatatataaatgagatgagattaatgaatgatttgaaattaaaaagaaataactacaagatttgtggaggtttgaaaatctcacaaaatagttaatttGTGTTAAAATGAAAAGTCAATTTGTGGAggttttaaactgccacaaaagtTATTTAAAACTGTCACAAAAGTTCAATATAAAACTCCCACtgaatagattgtggaggtttttaaaaatccccacaaaagacctcgtggcacTTTCCCACAAACCATGTGGTAGaggttataaacctccacaaataaaaaaaactgccacaaataaacaaaaaccttGTAGTGAGCATCAggttgtagacttcaggattaactccatcAGTCTTTATAGTATCAGAGATCTGTaagaactcagctaaaaactgatgtggatttttcattggaagtccatggaatttacagttctgttgcagaagagagactaactgagggtTAAGGTCAAAATTAttagctctaatggcaggtatagagatgcttctgtcataaaagtcagaggtaggcatggtgaagtcaccaaggacctttattggctcctcttgaggttcggccatgtcctctGTTTCTTGTTCAAAATATTTTGAAATGTCTCTTCCA from Arachis ipaensis cultivar K30076 chromosome B09, Araip1.1, whole genome shotgun sequence includes these protein-coding regions:
- the LOC107615365 gene encoding probable cinnamyl alcohol dehydrogenase 1, yielding MSFKFKKLMWWMEVATIVGTLVAFLIVPMRSLSSDNWKITAALMGSYIGGSYKHILIANITWTRNKLGDYKYPVVPGHEIAGIVSNVGSNVKRFNVGDHVGVGTYVNSCRNCEYCDDGLEHQCSKGAVFTFNGIDFDGTITKGGYSNFIVVHKRYYFKIPKSYPLASAAPLLCSGITVYSPMIRYKMNEQPEKSLGVIGLGGFGQMAVKFGKAFGLNVTVFSTSISKNDEALNLLGADNFVISSDHCYMQGLTKTLDFIIDTITSDHPYDPYMALLKTFGILVTVGVGEIFM